One Aspergillus oryzae RIB40 DNA, chromosome 2 genomic window carries:
- the pxa1 gene encoding putative peroxisomal ABC transporter (PXA1) (peroxisomal long-chain acyl-CoA transporter, ABC superfamily), with the protein MAAQSTLRSREDPLATLYHYYLNLFRSRFKRSSKTTKLIATVALFLSIVTTGYGGYKRLRQRAKERAQGRRLLRRNSGIRGKDGSRTIYVPYKDSLTSKVTIHPTKPTTFDAHRRLFLNPPASARAGDGESNQIPPPTTKPGLNLAFLHQFLSLGSIMVPRWGSKETGLLMGHGVFLLLRTYLSLLIARLDGEIVRDLVAGKGRAFMWGIVKWCGIGTLASYTNAMIKFLQSKVSIAFRTRLTRYIHDLYLTGDDNYYKLMNLDGGIGQGADQFITQDLTLFCSAAAALYSSMGKPLVDLFVFNYQLYRSLGPLALSGILTGYFSTAIVLRKLSPPFGKLKAVEGKKEGDFRGLHSRLLANAEEISFYGGADIERVFLTRSFKDLQRWLEGIYSLKIRYNMLEDVILKYSWSAFGYLITSLPVFLPAWGGLGGALELADTPESVGRERGRMKEFITNKRLMLSLADAGGRMMYSIKDISELAGYTSRVYTLISTLHRVHADAYYPPRGSHAELYSLADAQGTIHNGFDGVRLENVPIVAPSLYPHGGDELLESLSFVVHSGDHLLISGPNGVGKSAIARIIAGLWPVYRGLVSRPRGFGLDGIMFLPQRPYLSVGTLRDQVIYPHTEVDMRKGGISDACLQKILDDAHLGYLPTREGGWDSRKEWKDVLSGGEKQRMAMARLYYHEPRYAFLDEGTSAVSSDVEGLLYERAKERGITLITISTRASLKKYHTYNLTLGLGSEGEQWEFERIGTAKEKMNVEKELQELRKRLDKVDEWKQRREEIENELRKVWVEEGELAPPPYTEQPETAESPTVEELSS; encoded by the coding sequence ATGGCCGCCCAGTCAACACTACGCTCACGGGAGGATCCCCTCGCCACACTATACCACTACTACCTCAACTTGTTTCGTTCTCGGTTCAAGCGTTCATCGAAAACAACCAAGCTGATTGCTACAGTTGCGCTATTTCTCTCGATCGTAACAACTGGATATGGAGGGTACAAACGACTACGGCAGAGGGCGAAGGAACGCGCCCAGGGCAGACGATTGTTACGGCGAAACTCTGGAATTAGGGGAAAGGACGGGTCTCGCACCATATACGTGCCTTACAAAGATTCTCTGACATCCAAAGTTACTATCCATCCAACGAAACCTACGACGTTTGATGCACACCGAAGGCTTTTCTTAAACCCCCCAGCTTCGGCTCGCGCTGGAGATGGCGAATCAAATCAGATTCCACCACCGACGACTAAGCCGGGCCTAAatcttgcttttcttcacCAGTTTCTGAGTCTTGGGAGTATTATGGTCCCTAGATGGGGTAGTAAGGAGACCGGCCTTCTTATGGGTCATGGCGTCTTCTTACTGCTACGGACGTACTTATCGCTGTTAATTGCAAGGCTGGATGGTGAGATCGTGAGAGATCTTGTTGCAGGGAAAGGCCGAGCGTTCATGTGGGGTATTGTCAAATGGTGTGGCATTGGCACGCTTGCTTCGTATACAAATGCCATGATAAAGTTCCTGCAGTCGAAGGTGTCTATCGCATTTCGAACGAGACTCACCCGGTACATCCACGATCTGTATCTCACCGGTGATGACAATTATTATAAGTTGATGAACCTGGACGGCGGCATCGGTCAAGGTGCGGACCAGTTCATCACGCAGGATCTCACACTCTTCTgctctgcagctgcagcacTGTATTCCTCCATGGGGAAACCGCTGGTGGATTTATTCGTCTTCAACTATCAGCTCTACCGCTCTCTGGGGCCTTTGGCCCTTAGCGGAATCCTCACAGGCTATTTCAGCACTGCAATTGTTCTGCGTAAACTGTCACCTCCGTTCGGCAAGCTCAAGGCTGTTGAGggcaaaaaggaaggagattTCAGAGGGCTTCACTCTAGATTACTCGCGAACGCTGAGGAGATATCGTTCTATGGGGGAGCTGACATCGAGCGAGTCTTTTTAACGAGAAGCTTCAAGGATCTCCAGCGCTGGTTGGAGGGTATTTACAGCCTGAAGATCCGCTATAATATGCTCGAGGATGTTATCTTGAAGTATTCATGGTCTGCCTTCGGCTATTTGATCACATCTTTGCCTGTATTTCTCCCTGCGTGGGGTGGCCTAGGTGGAGCCCTGGAGTTAGCCGATACGCCTGAATCAGTCGGGAGAGAACGGGGCCGTATGAAGGAGTTCATCACAAACAAACGTCTGATGCTCTCTCTAGCAGATGCCGGCGGTCGAATGATGTACAGTATCAAGGACATTTCGGAACTGGCTGGTTACACCTCTCGTGTCTATACACTGATTTCAACACTCCATAGGGTCCATGCTGACGCATATTACCCTCCACGCGGCTCCCATGCGGAGTTGTACTCTCTAGCAGATGCTCAGGGCACCATCCACAATGGCTTTGATGGAGTGCGTCTTGAAAATGTTCCAATCGTTGCGCCATCTCTCTATCCtcatggtggcgatgagcttcttgagTCACTGTCATTCGTTGTGCATTCTGGAGATCACCTTCTTATATCTGGACCGAACGGAGTTGGCAAATCTGCTATTGCTCGTATCATAGCAGGTTTATGGCCGGTTTATCGTGGGTTAGTCAGTCGACCAAGGGGATTCGGACTGGATGGAATTATGTTCCTTCCACAACGACCCTACCTCAGTGTGGGTACTCTGCGTGACCAAGTCATCTACCCTCACACGGAGGTCGACATGCGCAAGGGAGGTATATCAGACGCATGTCTACAAAAGATCTTGGATGACGCCCACTTAGGTTACCTCCCTACCCGCGAGGGTGGATGGGACTCCCGCAAGGAGTGGAAGGATGTCCTGAGCGGTGGtgagaagcaaagaatggCTATGGCACGTCTATACTACCATGAGCCCCGTTACGCCTTCCTCGACGAAGGAACCTCTGCGGTCTCCTCCGATGTTGAGGGCTTGCTGTACGAGCGGGCCAAAGAGCGCGGAATTACACTCATCACGATCTCTACGCGTGCGTCTCTCAAGAAGTATCACACTTACAACCTCACCCTTGGTCTTGGCTCCGAAGGCGAACAGTGGGAGTTTGAGCGGATTGGCAccgccaaggagaagatgaatgtTGAGAAAGAGCTGCAAGAACTTCGTAAGCGGCTGGATAAGGTCGATGAATGGAAACAACGCCgagaggagatcgagaacGAACTACGTAAGGTTTgggttgaggaaggagagcTGGCCCCGCCACCATATACGGAACAGCCGGAAACAGCTGAAAGCCCAACGGTCGAGGAATTGTCGAGCTGA
- a CDS encoding uncharacterized protein (predicted protein) — protein MDWRAERAALDEYIEQLGMQPSYVPRPGEVVLWAPEYQGELAWNHETKRVEMYAPNQNEWLGTPAWRAGIVGQTPEEDTVLQDLVITAPKKWGVNYSGFRVETFPDPQSYDKSYSLHYKYVHLLCIKPFNAYELFLQGIPPEELHPSIGYAMTIMSSFSLLDKYHFKGTWPNAAIYCRGIFIGAELLVVGDAVRLKPALPSYSEEVHNAVEDVMVIDEIRLELVNCVNDLMSDQLAERYQVRVAGKVYTNAPQRASAGTHGTSQPLPMKHEEVIDVFQSIGMGGYGSWYRVWEGATVEVSQNMIIGRCYEPDAMNLLFGSCSLGQDLSGVTKAREYSRKVDERIPEGKDWFWGDFRTQTLAIDTLNGQDVGHYSDARDIKMWRANLHILDGTADSADLRLAKLPGNVGRPSTKARSNFSEIGKLSRLVSTGLGAADVSNPVSSEEGPNLPDEEDTSESDEVFTLAMNQLPGGTDESEEGQTAEARYLITDTLKLLLVDTLDPRFTYGEETLTFWSLTYFADCYYILSPNSIRSFGEGQQQVNCNSLVYSSIDHPLTSHKNTIATMGLDGVPQAQAVTVSLKDLINGTVSFETLTEAFGPSSLGIIVVKDLDPEFQRLRTQVLSNASYLAALPNDELESLTSPSAKYLVGWSCGKETLRSGHFDTLKGSYYVNCAFYQDPTLQGAPADNFPDLSEYTAPNIWPPADRLPTFRPALEELCRLVIDTAALVARACDRYATENIEGYKSGYLEHVVRTSLTTKARLLHYFPAEAGVGERDGEGEGEGDDDWCATHLDHGCLTGLTSAMFVDEVASPPGQGGELVELGASPDPKAGLYIQSRTGKVVKVNIPRDCLAFQTGEALQLITRGKFRAVPHFVKGAKPSAGKRIARNTLAVFTQPNLEEEVESGKSFAEFAREVVARTY, from the exons ATGGACTGGAGGGCTGAGAGGGCAGCACTCGACGAGTATATTGAGCAGTTAGGCATGCAGCCTTCCTACGTTCCTCGACCCGGAGAAGTCGTACTCTGGGCTCCGGAGTATCAGGGGGAACTAGCCTGGAACCACGAAACCAAGCGCGTCGAAATGTACGCGCCCAATCAAAACGAATGGTTGGGAACCCCCGCATGGCGGGCTGGTATTGTAGGCCAGActccagaagaagacacaGTCCTTCAGGACTTAGTCATTACAGCGCCCAAAAAATGGGGTGTCAACTACTCCGGCTTTCGCGTGGAAACTTTTCCTGATCCTCAAAGCTACGATAAAAGTTACTCATTGCACTACAAATATGTCCATTTGTTGTGTATCAAGCCCTTCAATGCATACGAGCTCTTTCTGCAAGGAATTCCGCCCGAAGAGTTACACCCCTCCATCGGGTATGCGATGACGATAATGTCGTCGTTCAGTCTCCTGGACAAATATCACTTCAAAGGAACTTGGCCAAACGCAGCCATTTATTGCCGGGGTATTTTCATCGGAGCGGAGCTCTTGGTTGTTGGAGATGCTGTCCGCTTGAAACCAGCCCTCCCGTCTTACTCAGAGGAAGTCCATAACGCCGTTGAGGATGTTATGGTCATTGATGAAATACGCCTGGAACTTGTCAACTGCGTGAACGATCTCATGTCGGATCAACTGGCAGAGCGATATCAGGTTCGAGTGGCAGGAAAGGTCTATACGAACGCTCCCCAAAGAGCTAGTGCTGGGACCCACGGGACGAGCCAACCCTTGCCTATGAAGCACGAGGAAGTCATTGACGTGTTTCAATCGATTGGCATGGGTGGTTATGGGTCTTGGTACAGGGTGTGGGAAGGTGCCACGGTGGAAGTCTCACAGAATATGATAATTGGTCGTTGCTACGAGCCCGATGCTATGAACCTCTTGTTCGGGTCTTGCTCTTTGGGTCAGGATCTGTCGGGGGTGACCAAGGCGAGGGAGTATTCACGGAAAGTCGATGAACGTATTCCCGAAGGCAAAGACTGGTTTTGGGGCGACTTTCGAACTCAGACCCTCGCGATCGATACTCTCAATGGCCAGGATGTGGGCCACTACAGTGACGCACGCGATATCAAGATGTGGAGAGCGAATCTCCACATTCTTGATGGCACAGCGGATTCAGCCGATCTTCGCTTGGCTAAGCTTCCCGGCAATGTTGGTCGGCCCTCCACGAAGGCTCGGTCCAACTTCTCAGAGATTGGCAAGCTTAGCAGGCTGGTCAGTACAGGTCTTGGGGCCGCGGACGTGAGCAACCCAGTAAGCTCCGAAGAAGGGCCCAACCTgccagacgaggaagataccTCTGAATCAGATGAAGTTTTCACGTTAGCCATGAATCAACTCCCAGGGGGGACGGACGAATCAGAGGAAG GGCAAACGGCCGAAGCACGATATTTGATCACGGATACTCTGAAGCTCCTTCTTGTCGATACTCTTGACCC GAGGTTCACTTATGGCGAGGAAACACTTACGTTCTGGTCTTTGACATACTTTGCTGATTGCTATTATAT TCTTTCTCCCAATAGTATCCGAT cattTGGAGAGGGGCAACAACAAGTCAACTGTAACTCTCTTGTATACTCCTCAATCGATCATCCTCTCACAAGCCACAAGAATACTATCGCAACAATGGGTCTAGACGGCGTACCTCAAGCCCAAGCCGTAACAGTGAGTCTCAAAGACCTCATCAACG GAACCGTCTCCTTCGAGACCCTCACCGAAGCTTTCGGCCCCTCCTCTCTAGGCATAATCGTGGTAAAAGACCTAGACCCCGAATTCCAACGTCTACGCACCCAAGTCCTCTCCAACGCATCCTATCTCGCAGCCCTCCCCAACGACGAACTAG AATCCCTAACCAGTCCCTCCGCAAAATACCTCGTAGGCTGGTCCTGCGGCAAAGAAACCCTGCGATCCGGCCACTTCGACACCCTCAAGGGCTCCTACTACGTCAACTGCGCATTCTACCAAGACCCCACCCTCCAAGGCGCCCCCGCCGACAACTTCCCCGATCTATCCGAGTACACAGCCCCGAATATCTGGCCGCCGGCGGACCGATTGCCTACGTTCCGGCCCGCGCTGGAAGAGCTCTGTAGGCTTGTTATTGATACTGCGGCATTGGTGGCGAGGGCGTGTGATCGGTATGCGACGGAGAATATTGAGGGGTATAAGAGTGGGTACTTGGAGCATGTTGTTAGGACGAGTTTGACGACGAAGGCGAGGTTGTTGCATTATTTTCCTGCCGAGGCTGGGGtgggagagagagatggggagggagagggagagggggaTGATGATTGGTGTGCGACGCATTTGGATCATGGGTGTTTGACGGGTTTGACTTCTGCTATGTTTGTCGATGAGGTTGCTAGTCCTCCTGGGCAGGGAGGCGAGCTTGTTGAGTTGGGGGCTTCGCCGGATCCGAAGGCTGGGCTTTATATTCAGTCGAGGACTGGGAAGGTGGTTAAGGTTAATATTCCTCGGGATTGTTTGGCTTTTCAGACCGGGGAGGCGTTGCAGCTTATTACGAGAGGGAAGTTTAGGGCTGTGCCGCATTTTGTGAAGGGCGCGAAGCCTTCTGCGGGCAAGAGGATTGCGAGGAATACGTTGGCCGTGTTTACACAGCCGaatttggaggaggaggtggagagtgGGAAGAGTTTTGCGGAGTTTGCGAGGGAGGTGGTGGCGAGGACTTATTAG
- a CDS encoding putative lysyl-tRNA synthetase (lysyl-tRNA synthetase (class II)) yields MVNRKFLSEAWTTFTAFERFFFGFSLVLLFDSHTLSYRPRCDGRLRSLPPRIHCKCIQFAPGGLHSWSLGDFGQVGSTLLSFVLRLVGRIRTYRLAGSKLIFFDIVQNGHKVQVMCNLRQLPGITPEAFKKLYRLLRRGDAFSVTGRPHRTGRGELTVVATELPQLLSPCLHDVPLDAKEHENSPYPRHVQFLADQTTTDIIKARSAIIQYLRQFFLDRSFMEVNTPIVNSIAGGAIARPFYTSATEFPDRQLSLRIAPELWLKRLVVGGFDRVFEIGPSFRNEGIDKTHNPEFTTCEFYHAYANLEDLLSMTESLLSGMAQHIRDTNKDGTLKPTEVDFSTPFRRIDFLTGIEEKIGRKLPDLTSPDAVAQVKQLFKDLSLEIPEAPTLPRLLDELCSIYVEPECVNPTFIINPPECLSPLSKSFIHPVTGQRVAARGELFIEGKEVVNTYEEENSPSEQRRKFEDQVRYSKDADESSEIDESYLEALEWGLPATGGWGCGIDRLCMLFTGAKRIADVLPFGTLRAVTRR; encoded by the exons ATGGTTAATCGGAAGTTCCTGTCGGAAGCTTGGACCACCTTCACCGCCTTCGAACGAtttttcttcggcttttcgctcgttttgctttttgatTCCCACACACTCTCTTACCGTCCGCGATGTGACGGACGACTTCGTAGTCTTCCACCTCGTATCCATTGCAAATGCATTCAGTTCGCCCCAGGTGGGCTTCACAGTTGGTCTCTGGGAGACTTTGGTCAAG TCGGCTCTACCTTGTTGTCTTTTGTACTTAGGTTAGTAGGTAGGATACGTACGTATAGACTTGCCGGAAGCAAATTGatcttcttcgatatcgTCCAAAATGGCCACAAAGTCCAAGTTATGTGCAACCTTCGTCAACTGCCCGGGATAACCCCGGAAGCCTTTAAGAAGCTTTACCGTTTGCTCCGTCGCGGTGACGCTTTCT CTGTAACAGGTAGACCTCACCGCACCGGACGAGGAGAGCTCACGGTTGTGGCCACTGAATTGCCCCAGCTTTTGTCTCCCTGTCTCCATGATGTCCCTCTGGATGCGAAAGAGCACGAGAACTCGCCATACCCCCGTCATGTCCAGTTCCTCGCAGACCAAACCACGACCGATATTATAAAGGCACGCTCGGCGATCATTCAGTATCTGCGTCAATTCTTCCTTGATCGGTCTTTCATGGAGGTCAACACTCCCATCGTCAATTCGATCGCCGGTGGAGCTATCGCTCGTCCCTTCTATACTTCCGCGACCGAATTTCCCGACCGCCAGCTGTCTCTCAGGATTGCACCGGAACTGTGGCTGAAGCGCCTGGTGGTTGGTGGTTTTGATAGGGTTTTCGAGATTGGACCCTCGTTTCGCAATGAAG GCATTGACAAGACCCATAACCCTGAGTTTACAACATGTGAATTCTATCATGCTTATGCCAACCTGGAAGACCTTTTGTCTATGACGGAGAGTCTACTGTCCGGCATGGCACAACATATCCGCGATACTAACAAAGACGGTACTCTGAAGCCCACCGAAGTTGACTTCTCAACGCCGTTCCGTCGTATTGATTTCCTCActggaattgaagaaaagatcggTCGCAAGCTCCCAGATCTCACGTCTCCGGATGCCGTGGCCCAAGTGAAACAACTGTTTAAGGACTTATCACTCGAGATTCCCGAGGCTCCAACACTCCCCCGACTTTTGGATGAACTCTGCAGCATCTATGTTGAACCCGAATGTGTAAACCCGACCTTTATCATCAACCCTCCCGAATGTCTATCGCCCTTGTCCAAATCATTTATTCATCCAGTCACTGGCCAGCGTGTTGCTGCACGGGGAGAACTATTCATCGAAGGAAAGGAGGTGGTGAATACATACGAGGAGGAAAACTCGCCGTCTGAACAAAGACGCAAGTTTGAAGACCAAGTACGCTACAGCAAGGACGCAGACGAGTCTTCAGAAATCGACGAGAGCTACCTGGAGGCGCTGGAATGGGGCCTTCCCGCTACAGGTGGCTGGGGATGCGGAATCGACCGTCTTTGCATGCTCTTTACCGGCGCAAAGAGGATTGCAGATGTTTTACCTTTTGGAACCCTACGTGCCGTAACCCGGCGATGA